The DNA region CGTTACAGGCACGGGCGCTCCTTCGACCTTCACCGCAAGGCTGCCGGGATCGAGCACGATGGCCCCCCAGGCAATCACGGGCGCGGCCCGCCCGGCGGAGCGGCGGATGATGGCCCTGAGCCGCGCGGCGAGCTCGTCGAGATCGAAGGGCTTGCCGAGATAGTCGTCGGCGCCGCGATCGAGACCCGCGATCCGGTCGGCGATGGCGTCGCGCGCCGTCAGCAGCAACACGGGCGTCGCGTCGGCTCGGTGGCGCAAATGCTGCAGCACGTCGAGGCCGGAGCCGTCCGGCAGCATCAGGTCGAGCACTACGGCGCTGAAGCGCGTCGCCGTGAGCGCCAGTAACGCGTCCTCGCAGCTCTCGACCCCATCGGCCCGCATGCCGTGCAGAGCGAGACCGACGGTCAGGCCGTTCAGCAGCACCGGATCGTCCTCGACCACCAGAATGCGCAAACCGCAATCTCCATTCCCTGTCGCGCTGCCGGGGCTACCTTAAGGCTGGCTTAAGCTAACCGAGACAAAGGCCCGCGGTCGCGGTTGGGCGCACAAGGCCCGTCCGGCCGGGGCGCACCGCCGCGCCGAGATGGCGGAAGCACAAATCCAGCCGAACATACAGTCAGGAATGCTATGCCGAATCTGATTTCGCTCCGGCAAGGTCTGGCGCGCTTGCTGCCGGCTCTCGCTCTGCCCATCATGCTCAGCGCCTGCGTGAGCAATCCCTCCACGGGGCCGACGGCGGCAATTATCAAGGTCAATCCGACGGTCGCGGCCCAATATGCGGCCTTGCCGGGCGAGCCCTATGAGGTGCCGGCCGTCGATGTCGAGGAGCTCGATCCGGGCGTGCTGCGCCAGAGCGTCGAGTTTCGCACATCCGAGCCCGTCGGCACGATCGTAATCGATACCCAGGCGCGCTACCTCTATCTCGTCCAGGAGGGCGGCAAGGCCATGCGCTACGGCGTCGGCGTCGGCAAGGAGGGGCTCGCCTTCAAAGGGAGTGCGACAATCGGGCGCAAGGCCGAATGGCCGCATTGGACGCCGACCCCCGCCATGATCCGCCGCGAGCCGCAGCGCTACGGGCCCTGGAGCCAGGGCATGAATGGCGGCATCGGCAATCCGCTCGGGGCACGCGCCATGTATCTCTACCGCGACGGGAGCGACACGCTGTTTCGCATCCACGGCACGAACGAGCCCTGGACGATCGGCCAGGCGGTGTCGTCGGGCTGCATCCGCATGATCAACCAGGACGTCATCGATCTCTTCGGGCGCGTGCCGGGCGGCAGCCGCGTCGTGGTGCTCTGACGGCCTCCTTCAGAACTGGCGGGAATGCACGCTTTGCGGGCCCGTCAGGGTGCGGGCGCAGTCATAGACGTCCCAATGCAAGTCATGGGGCACCCAGGAGGGCCTATGGCCGCAGGCGGTCACCGGCGGTGAGCAAGAGGCGCAGATGAAGGCCTCGAAATTGTTGAGCACGATCTCGTCTGCCTGGCCGGGTGACGTGATGGCGGCGCTGAAATCCCCGCCCTCATAGAGGAAAACGCGCATGCGGCCGCCATTGGCGGCGCTCGTCCAGTCATAGACCGCATGCGGGCTGTCCCCGTCGCGCACGATATCGCTGATATGGCCGCGAGCACCCGCCGCCGCTTGCAGCTCGCCGAAGCTCCGCAGGCCGCGCAGCCTCTGCGCAAAACCAGAATCGATCGCGATCTTGGTCATGGCCTCGCCGGGATCGACCGGGGGCCAGTCGGATGCGAGCGCGCCAGCTCCGGCGAGCATCAGGCCCGCGAGCAGGGCCGCAGCCCGGATCGAGAGGCGAGGCGGCATCGTCATGGTTGTTTCCCCCTGGGTTTGGCTGGCGCATCTTACCTTCTCCCGCTCTTGGGCGGGAGAAGGTGCAAGTTCTTGAACAGAAAGACTCTGCGCAGTGAGGGCGGATGAGGGACGCCGGTGAAGCGCTCGAACGCCCCTCATCCGCCTCGGCTTCGCCTCGGCACCTTCTCCCGCAAAGTGCGGGAGAAGGAAAGGGAGTCTCACCCCA from Rhizobiales bacterium GAS188 includes:
- a CDS encoding Lipoprotein-anchoring transpeptidase ErfK/SrfK — protein: MPNLISLRQGLARLLPALALPIMLSACVSNPSTGPTAAIIKVNPTVAAQYAALPGEPYEVPAVDVEELDPGVLRQSVEFRTSEPVGTIVIDTQARYLYLVQEGGKAMRYGVGVGKEGLAFKGSATIGRKAEWPHWTPTPAMIRREPQRYGPWSQGMNGGIGNPLGARAMYLYRDGSDTLFRIHGTNEPWTIGQAVSSGCIRMINQDVIDLFGRVPGGSRVVVL
- a CDS encoding DNA-binding response regulator, OmpR family, contains REC and winged-helix (wHTH) domain produces the protein MRILVVEDDPVLLNGLTVGLALHGMRADGVESCEDALLALTATRFSAVVLDLMLPDGSGLDVLQHLRHRADATPVLLLTARDAIADRIAGLDRGADDYLGKPFDLDELAARLRAIIRRSAGRAAPVIAWGAIVLDPGSLAVKVEGAPVPVTPREFSILQALMERPGTIQSKDQLEARLYGWQEDVESNTVEVHIHHLRTKIGRDVIETVRGFGYRLRGAAS